Proteins encoded together in one Portunus trituberculatus isolate SZX2019 chromosome 39, ASM1759143v1, whole genome shotgun sequence window:
- the LOC123515629 gene encoding UDP-glycosyltransferase UGT5-like codes for MRLAAILLLTLAAVSEASRVLMVLSLGSPSHKNILTPLAESLGRRGHQVTVASLHAAPPNASRSYTDLAATTAWESVRKVTGEFDVFKMRKVNGGKDVNSQIMKNVLRHLPKYCEAFLQDPGLKSAWATRPDLILLPAFMNECGLAFVHKFKAPFMYVTTSGLTPWTADLLGTPENPAYVPNQYLSYGDHMTLWERTVNTLVRLASPYLRKHLVLNKLDGVVQRVLDDPTVSLSELEKNVSMVLVNSHYSLGHPRPLMPNVVEVGAMHCRPARPLQDKALREFIDSSPVPVVLFSLGSTIRSEQMPATVRDSLVAAFRRLPYRVVWKWEGAVLKNLPPNVMTRPWLSQQDVLGHKNVRAFVTHGGLLSLQEAVYHNVPVVGMPLMSDQHLNVRQAVTLGLGRQLTVESLSEDAVYEAITSVVEEPAFQERVGQRSRLLRDQETTPLERAVYWSEHVLRYGGAQHLRSVAADMPLHQYLLVDVAAVLLAVAVLLLLMLWWGLRAATRCLVRGLKKAARKLLITVRLHAKMQ; via the exons atGAGACTCGCAGCCATCTTGCTGCTGACACTTGCTGCGGTGAGTGAGGCTTCCCGTGTGCTCATGGTGCTTTCTCTGGGATCCCCATCTCACAAGAACATCCTCACTCCGCTGGCTGAGTCCCTGGGACGGCGAGGACACCAAGTAACCGTGGCGTCGCTGCACGCTGCCCCGCCAAACGCCTCCCGCTCCTACACTgaccttgccgccaccaccgcctggGAGTCGGTCAGGAAAGTGACTGGCGAGTTCGATGTCTTCAAGATGCGCAAGGTCAATGGAGGCAAGGATGTAAACTCTCAAATAATGAAGAACGTCCTCCGCCATCTGCCCAAGTACTGCGAAGCCTTTCTACAAGACCCCGGTTTGAAGAGTGCCTGGGCCACGCGCCCTGACCTCATCCTTCTGCCGGCCTTTATGAACGAGTGCGGCCTGGCATTCGTGCACAAGTTCAAGGCGCCCTTCATGTACGTGACCACCTCTGGCCTCACCCCGTGGACGGCAGACCTGCTGGGCACCCCCGAGAACCCGGCTTACGTGCCTAACCAGTACCTGAGCTACGGGGACCACATGACTCTGTGGGAGAGGACCGTCAACACCCTGGTCCG ACTGGCCAGCCCTTACCTCCGCAAACACTTGGTGCTGAACAAGCTGGACGGCGTGGTGCAGCGTGTGCTGGACGACCCCACGGTGTCCCTCTCAGAACTGGAGAAGAACGTGTCGATGGTGCTGGTCAACTCTCACTACTCCCTTGGACATCCCCGACCCCTCATGCCCAACGTGGTGGAGGTTGGCGCCATGCACTGCCGGCCGGCACGCCCCCTCCAGGACAAGGCTCTGCGGGAGTTCATCGACTCTTCGCCTGTGCCCGTGGTCCTCTTCAGCCTTGGCTCCACCATCCGCAGCGAGCAGATGCCGGCCACAGTGAGGGACTCGCTGGTGGCGGCGTTCAGGCGCCTTCCCTACCGCGTCGTGTGGAAGTGGGAGGGTGCTGTCCTGAAGAACCTGCCGCCCAACGTGATGACGCGCCCATGGCTGTCCCAGCAGGATGTTCTGGGCCACAAGAACGTGCGTGCCTTCGTCACACATGGCGGACTGCTGTCGCTGCAGGAGGCAGTGTACCACAACGTGCCCGTGGTTGGGATGCCACTCATGAGCGACCAGCACCTGAACGTGAGGCAAGCCGTGACGTTGGGCCTGGGCCGCCAGCTCACCGTGGAGTCTCTGTCTGAAGACGCCGTGTACGAAGCCATCACATCGGTGGTGGAGGAGCCCGCCTTCCAGGAGCGCGTGGGACAGCGGTCACGCCTGCTGCGGGACCAGGAGACGACCCCCCTGGAGCGCGCCGTGTATTGGAGTGAACACGTGTTGCGCTACGGCGGCGCTCAACACCTGCGCTCAGTGGCTGCCGACATGCCGCTGCACCAGTACCTGCTGGTGGACGTGGCTGCCGTGCTGCTGGCGGTggcggtgctgctgctgctaatgctgtGGTGGGGGTTGCGGGCAGCGACTCGTTGTCTCGTCCGGGGACTCAAGAAGGCAGCAAGGAAGCTGCTGATTACCGTGAGGCTTCATGCCAAGATGCAGTAA